One genomic region from Vibrio cyclitrophicus encodes:
- the znuC gene encoding zinc ABC transporter ATP-binding protein ZnuC, with the protein MDNLIQLDSVSVEFDGRKVLDNISLNLERGRITTLIGPNGAGKSTLVKVLLGLQNKYSGKITKSKKLKIGYVPQKLKLNDSLPLNVERFLKLTGKFSKQEILESLMLVGAEHLMKSNMHQLSGGENQRVLIARSLLKRPDLLVLDEPAQGVDVQGQIDLYDLIDSIRHRFGCAVFMVSHDLHLVMAKTDDVICLHHHICCSGAPADIKHHPSYIALFGTAVQESLAFYHHQHDHHHHDLAGQPVSGDVHDCSNHKHGHHH; encoded by the coding sequence ATGGATAACTTAATCCAACTAGATTCTGTGAGCGTCGAATTTGACGGTCGAAAAGTTTTAGACAACATATCTCTAAATTTAGAGCGTGGCAGAATCACTACCCTAATTGGGCCAAATGGCGCGGGGAAATCAACCTTAGTTAAGGTACTACTTGGGCTCCAGAACAAATATTCCGGAAAGATCACCAAATCAAAAAAACTAAAAATTGGTTACGTTCCTCAAAAGCTAAAGCTGAACGACTCTCTGCCTCTCAATGTAGAGCGTTTTCTTAAGCTCACCGGAAAATTCAGTAAACAAGAGATCCTAGAGTCTTTGATGCTAGTGGGCGCTGAACACCTGATGAAAAGTAACATGCATCAACTGTCTGGTGGCGAAAACCAACGTGTGCTGATCGCTCGCTCTCTTTTGAAAAGACCCGATCTGCTCGTTCTTGATGAACCCGCACAAGGTGTTGATGTACAAGGCCAAATCGATCTTTACGATCTGATAGATTCCATCCGTCACCGCTTTGGTTGTGCTGTGTTTATGGTTTCACATGACTTGCATTTAGTGATGGCAAAAACAGACGATGTGATCTGTCTGCATCACCACATCTGTTGTTCTGGTGCACCAGCTGATATCAAGCACCACCCTTCTTATATAGCGCTATTCGGTACCGCGGTTCAAGAGAGTTTGGCTTTCTACCACCACCAACATGACCACCATCACCATGACTTGGCCGGCCAGCCAGTTTCTGGAGATGTGCACGACTGCTCCAACCATAAACACGGACATCACCACTAA
- the znuA gene encoding zinc ABC transporter substrate-binding protein ZnuA, producing the protein MSRSSFILATLLLAPSVASANTILTSFKPIQMIVTELTQGVSEPDVLMNSNASPHDYALKPSDVKKVHSADMVIWFGPDLEAFLTKVIGSKENVIKISSIPGIELREFGHEDHDAHEGHNHGSHDPHFWLGIDQVEVAAKYISAKLIETDPDNAMAYQENLDSFLIALKDKEQSIRDQIAPVKNKGYYVFHDAYGYFEQEFELNNLGHFTVSPERKPGAKSLIAIKKTLVRDNVQCVFSEPQFTPAVIESVTRGSNAKQGQLDPVGSSVEVKSGSYFDFLQQLTDSYTSCLSAE; encoded by the coding sequence ATGTCACGTTCATCTTTTATACTTGCTACTTTGCTTTTAGCGCCAAGTGTTGCAAGTGCTAATACTATTTTAACAAGTTTTAAACCAATTCAAATGATTGTCACGGAATTAACGCAAGGCGTTAGTGAACCGGATGTGCTAATGAACAGTAATGCTTCGCCGCATGATTATGCGCTTAAGCCATCTGATGTCAAAAAAGTTCATAGTGCTGACATGGTGATTTGGTTCGGTCCTGACCTTGAAGCCTTTTTGACTAAGGTGATTGGTTCGAAAGAAAACGTTATAAAGATCAGTTCAATTCCTGGAATTGAACTGAGAGAATTTGGGCATGAAGACCACGACGCGCATGAAGGACATAACCATGGTAGCCATGACCCACATTTTTGGCTAGGTATCGATCAAGTTGAAGTCGCCGCTAAATATATCTCAGCTAAGTTGATTGAAACTGATCCTGATAACGCGATGGCGTATCAAGAGAACCTAGATTCATTCCTCATTGCTTTGAAAGATAAAGAACAATCGATTCGTGACCAAATTGCACCAGTGAAAAATAAAGGTTATTACGTGTTCCACGATGCGTATGGTTACTTTGAACAAGAATTTGAATTGAATAACTTAGGTCACTTTACGGTTAGTCCTGAACGTAAACCCGGAGCTAAAAGTCTGATTGCAATCAAGAAAACTTTGGTACGTGACAATGTCCAATGTGTATTCTCTGAGCCTCAATTTACACCTGCTGTGATTGAGTCGGTAACTCGTGGAAGTAATGCGAAGCAAGGGCAACTTGACCCGGTAGGTTCAAGTGTTGAAGTGAAGAGTGGAAGTTATTTCGATTTTCTTCAGCAACTTACAGATAGTTACACAAGCTGCTTAAGTGCTGAGTAA
- a CDS encoding helix-turn-helix domain-containing protein codes for MSVSFSVLAVNTSPSVFYPLPVQAQGNFLAAKNLYLGAGGGLWIHDVHGKVLFYDGRTLLPRKGSLLQFSSEKVAFLNDEFWSFFDNEVYRHTPGIGNELAFSLSPGAEIVNIGVSGDYIWVTDGSNFYTYNTQSLEFNTYSLLKLYRYNNSSDIVINDAERVLSKWVLATSSGVYLSENQEFTHIAASDKHHIETVYFSNTRRELIIGTLNGAVIVDLADPDKEIFVRGSHVLSLAETSDQYWIGTEHGLVSYNFITGQVTRFDQTANQDFSLPGEKIYSLINDHAGGMWVATNNGIRYFSLFSKTFSRTPLTGMGMHSSSVVINRIQPVNDNLSWVASSMGLYLVDSQSEAPPVRVYQKPVKDLEVFDTSIWLATKDGIISINTNTLELQELNLPRSVEGIHIENFALQADNVLWMSSGQNLYSLLLDTMALTSYGTDWLVDKFLPAKITDLNMGLQGSLYIGTDHGFYSFIDKRISFSRLSERFGKVVDIEQAKDGAQWFAGSYGVYRMPHDTNVIEEVALIEDNISPNCLISDDNGVWLGSSKGVSYYGLDGQLLKHIGSPFGLITNELTAGACALFYSDENQSSRLVLGSKYGVVTALSNELLVSTTPHSRALLSKISVDQQTVSLGGKTVDLEEVPYGSSIGFKLGILPATFAPAMEYRLTDDEPWSEFEGGLLTLDHLLPGDYTLEVKPVKDSHYRFVSTTQSFSIAEPWYLSNWAVASSLTMLIGLVTVLVFWRSRYVTFANRHLKAQVALKTDQLRHQSRILLTTNQQLKKQLLVKNVLVSHTAKELSDEVTQIAAMLPSWNDDQGQSPILTLKNGLAQLTNSQEGSETVCCDVILVLESVLKAWKGDLAKAGIELDINVETKHRHVSLLYFNLDIIFNSLVASIIKRNFKSQSMVVLVEEVEEHLVVTIRDHGMPFPKLASSINESNGKSTDLNIEKLPLLINQSGGELNAFVSDSQNKVQLSWPIEYQVLDDLEASTIEQIETIKLAASSPEQQKLTAEQEWKNKVSQLVSEHYADAEFGTATAAKYLFMSERSLQRRFKSAYNKTFKEHLNQVRLEHACERLLAGEKVSDVAFDSGFNDPSYFSQRFKHHFGMSPSKFAENNEE; via the coding sequence ATGAGTGTTTCATTTAGCGTTCTAGCGGTAAATACATCACCCTCTGTTTTCTATCCTTTGCCTGTTCAAGCACAAGGGAATTTTCTTGCGGCCAAAAACCTATATCTCGGGGCTGGAGGAGGTCTCTGGATCCACGATGTGCATGGAAAAGTTCTATTTTACGATGGTCGTACCCTGCTACCGAGAAAGGGCAGTCTTCTACAATTTTCTTCAGAAAAAGTGGCGTTTCTCAACGATGAATTTTGGAGTTTTTTCGATAACGAGGTTTATCGACATACCCCAGGTATCGGTAATGAGCTCGCGTTTAGTCTAAGCCCCGGTGCTGAGATCGTTAATATCGGTGTATCTGGTGATTATATTTGGGTGACCGATGGTAGCAATTTTTATACTTACAATACGCAATCTCTAGAATTCAACACTTATTCATTACTCAAGCTGTATCGATATAACAATAGCAGTGACATCGTAATTAATGACGCAGAGCGTGTGTTGTCTAAATGGGTATTAGCGACGAGTTCGGGAGTTTATCTTTCGGAAAATCAAGAGTTTACTCACATTGCCGCATCAGACAAGCACCACATTGAGACGGTTTATTTCTCGAACACTAGACGCGAACTCATTATTGGGACTTTAAATGGTGCGGTCATTGTTGATCTTGCTGATCCAGATAAAGAGATATTTGTTCGAGGTTCACATGTGTTGTCTCTTGCTGAAACGTCTGATCAATATTGGATAGGTACAGAGCACGGGCTCGTTAGCTATAATTTTATTACTGGTCAAGTTACACGTTTTGATCAAACTGCCAATCAAGATTTCTCATTGCCAGGCGAGAAAATATATTCGCTGATCAATGACCATGCGGGGGGAATGTGGGTTGCGACCAATAATGGTATTCGATATTTTTCACTATTCAGTAAGACATTCTCTAGAACGCCGCTAACAGGAATGGGAATGCATTCCAGCAGCGTGGTGATAAATAGGATACAGCCTGTGAATGATAATCTATCGTGGGTTGCATCTTCGATGGGGCTGTATTTAGTCGACTCTCAAAGTGAAGCCCCCCCAGTTCGTGTTTATCAAAAACCTGTAAAGGACTTAGAGGTTTTTGATACTTCAATCTGGCTGGCAACAAAAGACGGTATTATTAGTATTAATACCAATACATTAGAACTTCAAGAGCTCAACTTACCGAGATCTGTTGAGGGTATCCACATTGAGAACTTTGCGCTTCAAGCTGACAATGTGCTCTGGATGAGTTCGGGGCAAAACCTTTATTCATTGTTGCTTGATACTATGGCTCTCACCAGTTATGGCACTGATTGGTTGGTTGATAAGTTTTTGCCAGCGAAAATTACTGACCTTAATATGGGTTTGCAAGGCAGTCTTTATATTGGTACAGATCACGGATTCTATTCCTTTATTGATAAGAGAATTAGCTTCAGTCGTTTGAGTGAGCGGTTTGGTAAAGTTGTTGATATCGAACAGGCCAAAGATGGCGCACAGTGGTTCGCGGGTAGTTATGGGGTGTATCGAATGCCTCATGACACCAACGTCATTGAAGAGGTTGCTCTTATTGAAGATAACATTAGCCCAAATTGCTTGATCAGCGATGATAACGGTGTTTGGTTAGGGTCTTCGAAAGGTGTAAGTTACTACGGGCTTGATGGGCAATTACTCAAACATATTGGTTCGCCATTTGGTCTGATCACTAATGAACTGACTGCTGGTGCGTGTGCCCTGTTTTACAGTGATGAGAATCAATCATCTCGGTTGGTTTTAGGCTCAAAATATGGTGTGGTTACAGCACTGTCCAATGAGTTATTGGTTTCGACCACACCTCATAGCCGAGCATTACTCAGTAAGATAAGTGTTGATCAGCAAACTGTATCACTTGGTGGTAAAACAGTTGACCTAGAGGAAGTGCCTTACGGTTCATCGATTGGCTTTAAGCTTGGTATTTTACCCGCGACATTCGCGCCTGCGATGGAATATCGGCTCACCGATGACGAGCCGTGGAGCGAATTTGAGGGTGGTTTGTTAACACTGGATCATTTGCTCCCAGGTGATTACACGCTAGAAGTTAAGCCGGTGAAAGATTCTCATTATCGATTTGTGTCTACAACCCAAAGTTTCTCAATTGCTGAGCCTTGGTACTTGAGTAATTGGGCTGTAGCTAGTTCTCTTACGATGTTAATTGGATTGGTGACTGTTCTTGTTTTTTGGCGTTCGCGTTATGTCACTTTTGCCAACAGACACTTGAAAGCGCAAGTTGCATTAAAAACGGACCAGCTGAGACATCAAAGTCGTATTTTATTGACGACCAATCAACAACTCAAGAAACAGCTGTTGGTCAAAAATGTTTTGGTCTCACATACAGCGAAGGAGTTATCTGATGAAGTGACTCAGATTGCTGCGATGTTACCTAGTTGGAACGATGACCAAGGTCAGTCACCAATCCTGACGTTGAAGAACGGGCTCGCCCAATTGACCAATAGCCAAGAAGGTTCAGAGACAGTCTGTTGCGATGTAATTTTAGTATTGGAATCTGTGCTTAAAGCGTGGAAAGGTGATCTAGCTAAAGCGGGTATTGAGCTCGATATTAACGTTGAAACCAAGCATAGGCATGTGTCGTTGTTGTATTTCAATTTGGATATCATTTTTAATAGCTTAGTTGCGAGTATCATTAAGAGAAATTTTAAATCGCAGAGTATGGTGGTATTGGTTGAAGAGGTTGAAGAGCATTTAGTCGTGACCATTCGCGATCATGGTATGCCTTTTCCTAAATTGGCTTCATCGATTAATGAAAGCAATGGAAAGTCGACTGATCTTAATATCGAGAAACTACCTTTGTTAATCAATCAAAGCGGTGGCGAGCTCAACGCTTTTGTTTCTGATTCTCAAAACAAGGTTCAGCTTTCATGGCCAATTGAATATCAGGTTTTGGATGACCTTGAAGCAAGCACAATAGAACAGATTGAAACGATTAAGCTTGCCGCTTCGTCACCAGAGCAACAAAAACTGACGGCAGAACAAGAATGGAAAAATAAAGTGTCTCAGCTTGTTAGTGAACATTACGCTGATGCGGAGTTTGGCACTGCAACAGCTGCTAAATACTTGTTCATGTCAGAGAGAAGCTTACAAAGACGCTTTAAATCGGCTTACAACAAGACATTCAAAGAGCACCTTAATCAAGTTCGCTTAGAGCATGCTTGTGAAAGGTTATTGGCCGGAGAAAAGGTGTCAGACGTCGCGTTCGATTCTGGCTTTAATGACCCTTCTTATTTCAGCCAGCGATTTAAGCACCACTTTGGCATGTCTCCATCTAAGTTTGCGGAAAATAACGAAGAGTAA
- a CDS encoding FeoA family protein yields the protein MKLSQLEQGKAASIVALTGLTPDVRKKLMVMGMLPKTEVTLIRRAPMGDPLQVEVRGVSIAIRESIAEQIEVI from the coding sequence ATGAAACTTTCACAACTCGAGCAAGGAAAAGCGGCTTCTATTGTTGCACTAACAGGCCTAACACCGGACGTTAGAAAAAAACTAATGGTTATGGGGATGCTGCCAAAAACCGAGGTGACGTTGATTCGTCGCGCACCTATGGGTGATCCGCTTCAAGTTGAAGTGAGAGGGGTTTCAATTGCCATTCGTGAAAGCATTGCAGAACAAATCGAGGTTATCTAA
- the feoB gene encoding Fe(2+) transporter permease subunit FeoB, producing the protein MDYQVLTVGNPNSGKTTLFNALTGAKQHVGNWVGVTVEKKTGLYSHAGDQFQLTDLPGIYALDSGNDANSIDESIASRAVLTHPADVIINVVDASCLERSLYMTLQLRELGRPMIVVLNKMDVLKRERQVINLKALEKELGCPVLSLSANDKGQVVRFKERLHKLLVQGVSLDPISIDYDVALEALIPSVESQFDDADVSHRALAIRALENDYLVLNGLAPHTRTQIDSVRLSAEFDIDLAVADAKYTFLHDLCKRVRRSEGKLSRNFTEKADQFILNKWVGIPFFFVIMYLMFMFSINIGSAFIDFFDIGVGAILVDGGHHLLDGHLPVWLVTILADGIGGGVQTVATFIPVIAALYLFLAVLESSGYMARAAFVLDKVMQKIGLPGKAFVPLVLGFGCNVPSIMATRTLDQERERKLAASMAPFMSCGARLPVYALFAAAFFPGAGQNVVFALYIMGIVASVFTGLFLKNTIYPGSSDSLVMEMPDYELPTVQNVMLKTWQKLKRFVLGAGKTIVMVVAILSFLNSLGMDGSFGNEDSENSVLSKAAQVVTPVFQPIGITEDNWPATVGIITGIFAKEAVVGTLNSLYTTPSDEEAAEFDLAASLQEAVMTIPENLSGLSYSDPLGIEVGDLSDSSSVAADQEVDTSIFGNLKDKFVSGHAAFAYLILILLYTPCVAAMGAYVREFGQMFARFIAVWTMALGYFGATFYYQAANFAAHPVTSAVWMVAIAGGFVVTYRVFKKVGSKQKALEVQVV; encoded by the coding sequence ATGGATTATCAAGTTCTTACCGTTGGTAACCCTAATAGTGGTAAAACAACATTATTCAATGCACTGACTGGTGCGAAACAGCACGTTGGTAACTGGGTTGGTGTAACCGTAGAAAAGAAAACGGGTTTGTATTCGCATGCGGGCGATCAGTTTCAACTGACTGACCTTCCAGGTATCTACGCTCTTGATAGTGGTAATGATGCTAACAGTATTGATGAATCTATCGCGTCTCGTGCCGTTTTGACTCATCCAGCTGACGTTATCATCAATGTTGTCGACGCTAGCTGTCTAGAACGAAGCTTATACATGACATTACAGCTACGTGAGTTGGGGCGCCCAATGATCGTTGTGTTGAACAAAATGGATGTGTTAAAGCGTGAACGTCAGGTGATTAATCTTAAAGCGCTAGAGAAAGAGCTAGGTTGCCCTGTGCTAAGTTTGTCTGCAAACGACAAAGGTCAAGTGGTTCGCTTTAAAGAGCGTCTTCATAAACTGCTTGTTCAAGGTGTGAGCCTTGATCCTATTTCTATTGATTACGACGTAGCTTTAGAGGCATTGATTCCTTCTGTTGAATCACAGTTCGATGATGCTGATGTTTCTCACCGAGCTTTGGCTATTCGTGCGTTAGAAAATGATTACTTGGTATTAAATGGGCTTGCCCCTCACACTCGCACCCAAATTGATAGTGTGCGTCTTAGTGCTGAGTTTGATATCGACCTCGCTGTTGCTGATGCAAAATACACTTTCTTACACGACCTTTGTAAACGTGTTCGTCGCAGCGAAGGTAAACTAAGCCGCAACTTTACAGAGAAAGCAGACCAATTCATTTTGAATAAATGGGTCGGTATTCCTTTCTTCTTCGTCATCATGTACCTAATGTTCATGTTCTCTATCAATATTGGTAGTGCGTTTATCGATTTCTTCGATATTGGTGTAGGGGCAATATTAGTTGATGGTGGACACCACTTACTGGATGGCCACTTACCTGTTTGGTTAGTAACCATACTCGCTGATGGTATCGGCGGTGGTGTTCAAACGGTTGCGACTTTCATTCCTGTTATCGCTGCACTGTACCTGTTCTTAGCTGTACTCGAAAGCTCGGGTTACATGGCTCGTGCGGCATTTGTACTTGATAAAGTAATGCAGAAGATTGGCTTACCGGGTAAAGCATTTGTACCGCTTGTACTGGGCTTTGGTTGTAACGTGCCTTCAATTATGGCGACGCGTACTCTTGACCAAGAACGCGAACGTAAACTGGCTGCATCAATGGCGCCGTTTATGTCATGTGGTGCTCGTCTTCCGGTGTACGCACTGTTCGCAGCAGCATTCTTCCCTGGCGCGGGACAAAACGTGGTATTCGCTCTGTACATCATGGGTATTGTTGCTTCTGTGTTTACGGGTCTGTTCCTTAAGAACACCATCTATCCAGGTAGCAGCGATAGCTTAGTAATGGAAATGCCAGATTACGAATTGCCGACAGTGCAAAACGTAATGCTTAAAACGTGGCAAAAACTGAAGCGTTTCGTACTTGGCGCAGGTAAAACTATCGTAATGGTTGTGGCAATCCTGAGCTTCTTGAACTCGCTAGGTATGGACGGCAGCTTTGGTAATGAAGACAGCGAAAACTCTGTGTTGTCTAAAGCGGCTCAAGTTGTAACGCCTGTATTCCAACCGATTGGTATTACGGAAGATAACTGGCCAGCAACGGTTGGTATTATTACGGGTATCTTCGCTAAAGAAGCGGTGGTGGGTACATTAAACAGTTTATATACAACACCATCCGATGAAGAAGCGGCTGAATTTGATTTAGCAGCAAGCCTGCAAGAAGCGGTAATGACCATTCCTGAAAACCTATCTGGCTTGAGTTATTCAGATCCTCTAGGTATTGAAGTTGGTGATTTGTCTGATTCAAGTTCTGTGGCGGCTGATCAAGAAGTGGATACCTCTATCTTTGGTAACTTGAAAGATAAATTCGTGTCAGGGCATGCTGCATTCGCTTACTTGATTCTTATTCTGCTTTACACACCTTGTGTGGCAGCGATGGGTGCTTATGTTCGTGAATTTGGTCAGATGTTTGCACGCTTCATAGCGGTTTGGACGATGGCTCTTGGGTACTTTGGTGCGACCTTCTACTACCAAGCAGCAAACTTTGCTGCCCATCCAGTGACAAGTGCAGTATGGATGGTGGCGATTGCTGGTGGTTTTGTGGTGACGTATCGTGTCTTCAAGAAAGTGGGCAGTAAGCAGAAAGCCTTAGAGGTGCAAGTCGTATGA
- a CDS encoding FeoC-like transcriptional regulator: MILTELHQYIDSQGVAARKELAAKFGMSEDGVDAMLSVWVKKGKVSRLVDTNKHGHTTRIRYTISKQDGLSLNVMM; this comes from the coding sequence ATGATTTTAACTGAACTTCATCAATACATTGATAGCCAAGGCGTTGCGGCTCGCAAAGAGCTCGCTGCAAAGTTTGGCATGAGTGAAGATGGCGTCGATGCGATGCTGAGTGTGTGGGTCAAGAAAGGAAAAGTTTCTCGCTTGGTCGATACCAACAAACATGGTCATACAACGCGTATTCGCTATACCATCAGTAAACAAGATGGTTTGTCGCTTAACGTGATGATGTAG
- a CDS encoding HIT family protein, producing the protein MSFELHPQLAKDTTLIGEFPLSLALLSKDSAVPWVILVPKRANLKELHHLPMKEQQQFLLESQAVSQALEATFQPDKLNLGALGNMVPQLHIHHIARFKDDIAWPGPVWGNTKGEQRSEEDQAAVLTRIQNVLSLSSIFKKA; encoded by the coding sequence ATGAGCTTTGAACTTCACCCACAGTTAGCAAAAGACACCACACTTATCGGCGAATTTCCACTAAGCTTGGCACTGCTAAGCAAAGACAGTGCAGTGCCTTGGGTTATCTTGGTACCAAAACGTGCCAACCTAAAAGAGTTGCATCACTTACCAATGAAAGAACAACAGCAGTTCTTGCTTGAGTCTCAAGCGGTAAGCCAAGCATTAGAAGCAACGTTCCAACCAGACAAGTTAAACCTAGGCGCGCTAGGTAATATGGTACCTCAGCTACACATTCACCATATTGCACGCTTCAAAGATGACATCGCGTGGCCAGGTCCTGTATGGGGTAACACCAAAGGCGAACAACGCAGTGAAGAAGATCAAGCAGCTGTCCTGACTCGTATTCAAAATGTTCTGTCACTGAGCTCTATCTTCAAGAAAGCGTAA
- the argS gene encoding arginine--tRNA ligase — protein MNIQALINDKVSQALEAAGAPAGSPAAVRQSAKPQFGDYQANGVMGVAKRLGTNPREFAQKVLDVLNLDGIASKVEIAGPGFLNIFLDEAFLAKQADAALADSRLGVAVAETQTIVADYSAPNVAKEMHVGHLRSTIIGDAVVRTLEFLGHNVIRANHIGDWGTQFGMLIANLERVQAESGEVSMELADLEGFYRESKKLYDEDEEFAVKARGYVVKLQSGDEFCAEMWKKLVDVTMIQNQRNYDRLNVSLTRDDVMGESMYNNMLPTIVADLKEQGLAKEDDGAQVVFLDEYKNKDGDPMGVIIQKRDGGFLYTTTDIACAKYRFEELGADRVLYFIDSRQHQHLMQAWTIVRKAGYIPESVSLEHHAFGMMLGKDGKPFKTRAGGTVRLADLLDEAEVRAAQLIESKNPELAEEEKATIANTVAMAAVKYADLSKHRTTDYVFDWDNMLAFEGNTAPYMQYAYTRVASIFAKAGISMDSLEGEIKVTEEKEKALIAKLLQFEEAVQSVAREGQPHIMCSYLFELAGQFSSFYEACPILVAEDETVKQSRLKLAALTAKTIKQGLSLLGIETLERM, from the coding sequence GTGAATATCCAAGCACTTATTAATGACAAAGTATCTCAGGCTCTAGAAGCCGCTGGCGCACCTGCAGGCTCTCCTGCTGCTGTTCGCCAATCTGCAAAACCACAGTTTGGTGATTACCAAGCAAACGGCGTTATGGGCGTTGCTAAACGACTAGGCACTAACCCACGAGAATTTGCTCAAAAAGTATTGGACGTTCTAAACCTAGACGGTATCGCTTCAAAAGTTGAAATCGCTGGTCCGGGTTTCCTAAACATCTTCCTAGATGAAGCTTTCCTAGCAAAACAAGCAGATGCAGCGTTGGCTGATTCTCGTCTTGGTGTTGCAGTAGCAGAAACACAAACCATTGTTGCAGATTACTCTGCGCCAAACGTAGCAAAAGAAATGCACGTTGGTCACCTACGTTCAACCATCATCGGTGATGCGGTTGTTCGTACTCTAGAATTCTTAGGTCACAACGTTATCCGTGCTAACCACATCGGTGACTGGGGAACTCAATTCGGTATGCTGATCGCAAACCTTGAGCGCGTTCAGGCTGAATCTGGTGAAGTTTCAATGGAACTTGCTGACCTTGAAGGCTTCTACCGTGAATCTAAAAAGCTTTACGACGAAGACGAAGAGTTCGCAGTTAAAGCTCGTGGCTACGTAGTGAAACTGCAAAGCGGCGATGAGTTCTGCGCAGAGATGTGGAAGAAGCTAGTTGACGTTACTATGATTCAAAACCAACGTAACTACGACCGTCTAAACGTATCTCTTACTCGTGATGACGTAATGGGCGAAAGTATGTACAACAACATGCTACCAACTATCGTTGCAGATCTGAAAGAGCAAGGTCTTGCTAAAGAAGATGATGGTGCACAAGTTGTATTCCTAGACGAATACAAAAACAAAGATGGCGACCCAATGGGCGTTATCATCCAGAAACGTGATGGCGGCTTCCTTTACACAACAACCGATATTGCTTGTGCAAAATACCGTTTTGAAGAGTTAGGCGCTGATCGTGTTCTTTACTTCATCGACTCGCGTCAACACCAACACTTAATGCAAGCTTGGACTATCGTTCGCAAAGCTGGCTACATCCCAGAGTCTGTTTCTCTTGAGCACCACGCGTTCGGCATGATGCTAGGTAAAGATGGTAAGCCATTCAAGACTCGAGCAGGCGGTACTGTTCGTCTTGCAGATCTTCTTGATGAAGCAGAAGTTCGTGCAGCACAGCTAATCGAATCTAAGAACCCAGAACTAGCGGAAGAAGAAAAAGCAACAATTGCTAACACAGTTGCAATGGCAGCGGTTAAGTACGCAGACCTTTCTAAGCACCGTACTACTGACTACGTATTTGATTGGGACAACATGCTTGCATTTGAAGGCAACACAGCACCGTACATGCAGTACGCATACACTCGTGTTGCTTCAATCTTTGCTAAAGCTGGCATTTCTATGGACTCTCTTGAAGGTGAAATCAAAGTCACTGAAGAGAAAGAGAAAGCACTTATCGCAAAACTTCTACAATTTGAAGAAGCGGTACAGTCTGTTGCTCGCGAAGGTCAGCCACACATCATGTGTAGCTACCTATTCGAACTTGCTGGTCAATTCTCTAGCTTCTACGAAGCATGCCCTATCCTTGTGGCTGAAGATGAAACCGTTAAGCAAAGCCGCCTGAAGCTTGCTGCACTGACAGCTAAGACTATCAAGCAAGGTCTGTCGCTTCTTGGTATTGAAACTCTAGAGCGTATGTAA
- a CDS encoding VOC family protein — translation MTMSLKQAELEPQQMIARLDTFMAKIENLGNILGLDLSFAQADHIALRINKTELAKSAHHAWSEYGSTISEAMINGRPIVVLAFDEPLQSLGWRIECLELPYPAEGKSYPSQDWEHVEFVIPSHAQTADEYLADLKETYPLFAANFDTLSEHGVKVKLSSPKGEGERLNNPTVAFKHQGICIKLHPHTLKKIVESEQAEFE, via the coding sequence ATGACGATGAGCCTGAAGCAAGCTGAACTAGAACCACAACAAATGATCGCACGCCTTGATACCTTTATGGCAAAAATCGAGAACCTAGGAAATATCTTAGGTTTAGATTTAAGCTTTGCTCAAGCGGATCATATTGCGCTTCGAATCAATAAAACTGAATTAGCAAAATCTGCGCATCATGCATGGTCTGAATATGGTTCGACGATTTCAGAAGCTATGATCAACGGTCGTCCCATTGTGGTGTTGGCTTTTGATGAGCCATTACAAAGCCTAGGCTGGAGAATTGAATGCTTAGAGCTGCCATATCCTGCGGAAGGCAAGAGCTACCCTAGCCAAGATTGGGAGCACGTAGAGTTTGTGATTCCTTCTCACGCGCAAACCGCCGATGAGTATTTAGCGGATCTTAAAGAAACCTACCCGCTGTTTGCTGCTAACTTTGACACTTTGTCGGAGCACGGTGTTAAGGTAAAACTCTCTAGTCCGAAAGGCGAGGGTGAACGTTTGAATAACCCAACCGTTGCATTCAAGCATCAAGGGATTTGCATCAAGCTGCATCCACACACTTTGAAGAAGATTGTTGAGTCTGAACAAGCTGAATTTGAGTAG